Below is a window of Elusimicrobiota bacterium DNA.
AGACGTATTTTCCATATGATCGCCGAAAAAGTATTTGTGCTTCCGGGGTTTATTAACCCCTCAAGAACCTCGCGCGGGCTTATCATACTGCCGCCGAACATCAGCGATACAGCCAGGATAATCAAAAGTAAAATAACGAACAAGGCTAAAATGAATATTTTATTGCGCATCTTTTGCTTCCAGCCTGAAATCTTTTATATCCAAAAACCAGTGTTTCCAGAAACCTTCGCGGAGCACCGTTTCCGATTCCGTTATTTCTATGCATTTCGAAAAGTTAGGGCCGTCGAAAACGAACGTGTGGAACTCGCCGTTTTCCCCGCAGACGCATACGTTTTTTGAACGGATTATATTGAGGGTTTCCCCGTTTATGTTCCTGCCGATTATTTCCTTCGGCAGCAGACTGGCATTTGCGCTCACTATCATCGTTTCAAATCCGGCATCTATAAACTCTGCGACTAATTTTTCTGTCTCCTGGTTCCATAAAGGTTCTATCGCCTTGATACCGATATCTTTGCACACCCTTTCAACCCAGTCCTTATGTTCGTCAAGATATATGTCGCCGAAAACCATTCCTTCGGCGCCGAACCTGTCTTTCAGTTCCGATACGGACTGTTTGAAAGCGGTTTCGTAGCCTTCCATAGTATCGGGAACGCTTTTCTGGACAAGCGGTATGCCGAGTGCATCTGATTGTGCCTTGATTAGTCCGGCGGGAACCCCATGGAAACAGCACCTGCCGTATTTTTCTGAAACAAAATTCAACAGGCATACCGGTTCGTGTCCGGCCTGTTTTGTCCTGTATAATGCAAGACAACTGTCTTTTCCGCCGCTCCAGGATATTATAACTTTCATTTTGGGCTCCTTTTGTATAAGACCGTAATTTCAAAAATTTGATTATTTTCTATTACTTGTGCCTTAGCCCAAAATCAAATTCGAAATCCGAAGCACGAAATCCGAAACAATATCTAAATCCCAATAACCAAAATTCTAAACAAAAACTTACTCATTTATACATATAAACCATAAAACATTGAACTAAATATAGCAAAGGTGTTGTTTTGAACATTTGAATTTGGAGCATTTGAATTTGTTTCAAGTTTCGGATTTAAATATTCGAATTTTCTCTTCCTTTCCCATGAAAATTTATTTTGTTCCATTTTCAATGCTTTTTACTAACACCTTTCTTTAAACTTTTGGCACTATCTATAAGATTGAATATCATCTCAGAGCCTTGCGCTATGGCAACAGGCGTAGGTTCGCTGAACAAATCGTCTTCTACCACGAATATGTTCCCGTTTCTGACCGCATTCAATTCTGGGAATTTCTGCCAGGATTTCACTACTTCTGCCGATTCAGCCCCCATAGCCGTTATGATCATTATGTCAGGGTTCCTGGTTATGATTTCTTCCCGGCTTACCTGCGGATGGCGCTGTTTGAGATCCGCAAAAACGTTCCTGCCGCCCGCAAATTCAATAAAATCGTTTATAAAACTCCTTGAACTCGCCGTGAATATGGGTTTAGAGCTTATCTGCCAAAATATCGAAGGATGTTTTACAGCCTTAATCTTAGCCGAAAGACTTTCAATTCTTTTACGCGATTCCGATACTATTTTAAAGGACTTCTCTTCTCTGCCCGTAATCTTGCCAAGTTTTACGAATTCCTTGCAAATACCGTTAAAGCTGTCAGCTTGATCCATCACATAAACTTTGAGCCCCAGTTTTCTTAATTTTTCAATCGGCTGAGGCAGGTTTCCTTCCTTCGATGCTATTATAAGGCCGGGGTTAAGAGAAACTATTTTTTCTATGTTTGGCTCCAGAACCGTTCCTATTTTTTCCTTCTCTTTAGCCCGTATCGGACAGTAGACCGTAACCGCGACAACCTCTTTTTCAAGCCCGAGCAGGTAGAGGCTCTTTGTTATGGAAGGCGCAAGCGATATTATCCTTTGAGGATGGCTTTCGGATGTCCGTGCTGCAGCCGTAGAGCACAATAAAAATGACAAAAAAGTAATTAAAGTA
It encodes the following:
- a CDS encoding diphthine--ammonia ligase; translation: MKVIISWSGGKDSCLALYRTKQAGHEPVCLLNFVSEKYGRCCFHGVPAGLIKAQSDALGIPLVQKSVPDTMEGYETAFKQSVSELKDRFGAEGMVFGDIYLDEHKDWVERVCKDIGIKAIEPLWNQETEKLVAEFIDAGFETMIVSANASLLPKEIIGRNINGETLNIIRSKNVCVCGENGEFHTFVFDGPNFSKCIEITESETVLREGFWKHWFLDIKDFRLEAKDAQ
- a CDS encoding cobalamin-binding protein, with the translated sequence MMNTSSITLITFLSFLLCSTAAARTSESHPQRIISLAPSITKSLYLLGLEKEVVAVTVYCPIRAKEKEKIGTVLEPNIEKIVSLNPGLIIASKEGNLPQPIEKLRKLGLKVYVMDQADSFNGICKEFVKLGKITGREEKSFKIVSESRKRIESLSAKIKAVKHPSIFWQISSKPIFTASSRSFINDFIEFAGGRNVFADLKQRHPQVSREEIITRNPDIMIITAMGAESAEVVKSWQKFPELNAVRNGNIFVVEDDLFSEPTPVAIAQGSEMIFNLIDSAKSLKKGVSKKH